From one Planococcus citri chromosome 3, ihPlaCitr1.1, whole genome shotgun sequence genomic stretch:
- the LOC135838348 gene encoding GTP-binding protein Di-Ras1 has product MSDQERIRIVLLGDSAVGKSSIIKRFLFNTYNDKYRTTIEDLFSKEFDLGVTTIKVDIFDTCGDFQFPAMRRLSIATAHAFLLVYSTLSLESFNTLKRCFEEIRQQRSDYQNIPIVVAGNKVDLAAEQRQVHIEDVSEWLYCDLPKLRAKLVECSAKDNYNIKEIFKQFVILSRILLNTNDESSLKRRSSAYVSATSKNSKTCASSTTLSVNDESSHEACSSGSETSLRPKPRSRSLIRRCSRKTKQQVRDTGEVDDCIVS; this is encoded by the exons ATGAGTGATCAAGAACGTATACGAATCGTCCTACTGGGCGATTCGGCTGTAGGGAAGAGCTCAATTATTAAGAGATTTCTATTTAATACATATAACGATAAATATAGAACCACCATCGAAGATTTATTTAGCAAAGAATTCGATCTCGGAGTAACCACAATTAAG GTTGACATATTCGACACATGCGGTGATTTCCAGTTTCCGGCTATGCGACGTTTGAGTATAGCCACTGCTCACGCTTTTCTCTTGGTGTATTCTACGCTGTCGTTAGAATCATTTAACACGTTGAAGCGCTGTTTCGAAGAGATTCGGCAACAGAGGTCCGATTATCAGAATATACCAATTGTGGTCGCCGGAAATAAAGTGGATTTAGCCGCCGAACAACGCCAAGTTCATATAGAAGACGTGTCCGAATGGCTTTATTGTGATTTGCCAAAACTAAG GGCAAAACTGGTCGAATGCTCAGCCAAAGACAACTACAACATCAAAGAAATATTCAAACAGTTTGTGATACTATCGCGAATATTGTTAAATACCAACGACGAATCGTCGCTGAAACGCCGTTCAAGCGCTTACGTCAGCGCTAccagtaaaaatagtaaaacttGCGCCAGCTCGACGACTTTATCGGTAAACGACGAGTCTTCCCACGAAGCCTGCTCTTCGGGATCGGAAACATCGTTACGTCCCAAACCGCGAAGTCGAAGCTTAATTCGAAGGTGTAGCAGGAAAACCAAACAACAAGTTAGGGATACCGGCGAAGTAGACGACTGTATCGTTTcttaa